A portion of the Juglans microcarpa x Juglans regia isolate MS1-56 chromosome 1D, Jm3101_v1.0, whole genome shotgun sequence genome contains these proteins:
- the LOC121241198 gene encoding brassinosteroid-responsive RING protein 1-like, whose amino-acid sequence MGFPAGYSEVFLPNIFLQALSLLGFIRNLIFSLFHFLGLSDFHETDAIWPDDATRMPEHEHKPKPVSALLIQEFLPVMKFQDLGESAGPGDLPESCAVCLYEFEGGEEIRRLRNCGHIFHRTCLDRWLDHDQKTCPLCRTQFVPEEMKDEFNLRLWAASGVPDLYSEYSHDTVLFEGFLYGGGH is encoded by the coding sequence ATGGGCTTCCCAGCCGGGTACAGTGAGGTTTTCTTACCAAACATCTTTCTCCAAGCACTTTCCCTTCTGGGTTTCATAAGAAATCTCATTTTCTCGCTCTTTCACTTCTTGGGTCTCTCGGACTTCCACGAAACCGACGCAATTTGGCCGGACGACGCGACCCGGATGCCCGAACACGAACACAAACCCAAACCTGTGTCCGCGCTCCTGATCCAGGAATTTCTGCCCGTGATGAAGTTCCAGGACCTCGGGGAGTCTGCCGGTCCCGGGGACCTGCCGGAAAGCTGTGCGGTTTGTCTGTACGAGTTCGAGGGAGGGGAAGAGATCAGACGGTTGAGGAATTGCGGGCACATTTTCCACCGGACTTGTCTGGACCGATGGCTTGACCATGATCAGAAAACTTGCCCTCTGTGTAGGACCCAGTTTGTGCCTGAGGAGATGAAGGATGAGTTCAATCTACGGCTTTGGGCTGCTTCCGGTGTGCCTGATCTTTACAGTGAGTACAGTCATGATACAGTCCTGTTCGAGGGATTTTTGTACGGTGGGGGTCATTGA
- the LOC121248610 gene encoding delta-like protein A: MYIGIELLQIVILSLFLGSFTLNSLPCEDSRCKTGICNNTGACLCNFPDPSTILDGDRTFLGGKFCEEEMTMCDGTNSYWCENGGSCEEIVQGENYTCKCLPGFTGEHCEHTGAPCGQIFCFHEAECLVEAEGDVCQCPPDWKGSTDCSFPTKTLTDNSTDSRAPRFPGEKISSNSTNWTVVVLAISCSAGAVAGAAIYAKKLSSKKEIQKARFQTLSQMQTQGILDDDDDENENDSIGPDVTYMNDRSHL, encoded by the exons ATGTACATTGGAATAGAACTTCTGCAGATCGTTATACTCTCACTGTTTCTTGGATCCTTCACTCTGAATTCATTGCCATGCGAGGACAGCCGATGCAAAACCGGGATATGCAACAATACTGGAGCTTGCCTTTGCAATTTTCCGGATCCTTCCACCATCTTAGACGGTGACCGTACCTTCCTCGG GGGGAAGTTTTGTGAGGAGGAAATGACAATGTGTGATGGGACGAATTCATATTGGTGTGAAAATGGGGGGAGTTGCGAGGAAATTGTGCAGGGTGAGAATTATACCTGCAAATGTCTTCCTGGGTTTACTGGAGAGCATTGTGAGCATACTGGGGCACCTTGTGGtcagattttttgttttcatgagGCTGAATGCTTGGTTGAAGCAGAAGGTGATGTTTGCCAGTGCCCTCCTGATTGGAAAGGAAGTACTGATTGCTCTTTCCCTACCAAAACCCTAACAG ATAATTCTACAGATTCGAGAGCACCCAGATTTCCAGGGGAAAAGATCAGCAGCAATAGTACAAAT TGGACAGTGGTGGTGTTGGCCATTTCATGTTCAGCAGGAGCAGTTGCAGGGGCTGCTATTTATGCAAAGAAATTAAGCAGTAAGAAAGAGATACAGAAAGCAAGATTCCAGACACTATCACAAATGCAGACTCAAGGCATattggatgatgatgatgatgagaatgagaatgaTTCAATTGGCCCTGATGTGACTTACATGAATGATCGTTCACACCTTTAA
- the LOC121235322 gene encoding pentatricopeptide repeat-containing protein At1g80150, mitochondrial, giving the protein MLSLRFVRRFCHAIATIASTESFAAVSNFIRDSKPLEEPALVKLKNERDPEKLFHLFKANSHNRLVIENRFAFEDTVSRLAGAGHFDYIEHLLEHQKSLPQGRREGFVVRIIMLYGKAGMTKHAIETFYDMHLYGCRRTVKSFNAALKVLTRTRDLRAIEEFLNDAPVRYCVELDIYSVNIVIKAFCDMGFLDKAYLIMVEMEKLGLKPDVITYTTLISAFYEDNRWEIGNGLWNIMMLKGCLPNLATFNVRIQHLVNRRRAWQANGLMVTMQKLGITPDEVTYNLVIKGFCQAGYLEMAKRVYSALHAKGYKPNIKIYQTMIHYLCKGGDFDSAYGMSKECMRKNWFPNVDTIHSLLEGLKKNEQLGKAKVILAMAQNRVPPFSSSQLGASKSTLSKY; this is encoded by the coding sequence ATGCTCTCTCTGCGATTCGTTCGCAGATTCTGTCATGCTATTGCCACCATTGCATCAACTGAAAGTTTTGCAGCCGTATCAAATTTCATTCGAGACTCGAAACCACTAGAAGAACCTGCCCTTGTGAAGCTTAAAAACGAGCGGGACCCTGAGAAGCTGTTCCATTTGTTTAAGGCCAATTCACACAATCGCCTTGTCATTGAAAATCGATTTGCATTTGAGGATACAGTGTCTAGGCTAGCTGGTGCGGGCCACTTTGATTACATTGAGCATTTGCTTGAGCATCAGAAGTCTCTTCCGCAGGGTCGGCGTGAAGGGTTCGTTGTGAGGATCATAATGTTGTATGGTAAGGCTGGAATGACTAAACATGCTATCGAGACCTTTTATGATATGCATTTGTATGGATGTCGAAGGACTGTTAAATCTTTCAATGCTGCCCTTAAGGTTTTGACGAGAACACGTGACTTAAGAGCAATTGAGGAATTCCTTAACGATGCTCCTGTGAGGTATTGTGTTGAATTGGACATTTATTCAGTTAACATTGTTATAAAGGCTTTTTGCGATATGGGTTTTTTGGATAAAGCATATTTAATCATGGTAGAGATGGAAAAGTTGGGATTAAAGCCGGATGTGATTACGTACACAACCCTTATTTCTGCATTTTATGAGGATAACCGGTGGGAGATTGGTAATGGGCTGTGGAATATAATGATGCTAAAGGGGTGTCTACCAAATCTTGCAACTTTTAATGTTAGGATCCAACATTTGGTTAATAGGAGACGAGCATGGCAAGCCAATGGTTTAATGGTTACGATGCAGAAGCTTGGGATCACACCTGATGAGGTTACCTATAATTTGGTGATCAAAGGATTTTGCCAGGCTGGGTATCTTGAAATGGCCAAAAGGGTCTATTCTGCCTTACATGCCAAGGGCTACAAACCCAACATTAAAATTTATCAGACCATGATTCATTATCTCTGTAAGGGAGGGGATTTTGATTCGGCGTATGGGATGTCTAAAGAATGCATGAGAAAGAATTGGTTTCCAAATGTTGATACCATTCATTCCTTGCTTGAAGGCCTCAAGAAGAATGAGCAGCTTGGTAAGGCAAAGGTCATCCTGGCAATGGCTCAGAATAGGGTACCTCCTTTTTCTTCGAGCCAATTGGGTGCTTCAAAATCCACATTGTCCAAGTATTGA